From the Astatotilapia calliptera chromosome 6, fAstCal1.2, whole genome shotgun sequence genome, one window contains:
- the pou4f2 gene encoding POU domain, class 4, transcription factor 2, whose amino-acid sequence MMMMSLNSKQPFAMAHASLPEPKYSLHSSSSSTLTSNAPSSSCSSSRHSSTIISSSGSSSSSEAMRRACLPTPPSNIFGGLDESLLARAEALAAVDIVSQTKSHHHPPHHSPFKPDATYHTMNTLPCTSSSSSSSSVPISHPSALAGHHHHHHHHHHQPHQALEGDLLDHITPGLALGAMAGPDGSVVSTPAHPAHMAGMNHMHQAAINMAHAHGLPPHMGMNDVDADPRDLEAFAERFKQRRIKLGVTQADVGAALASLKIPGVGSLSQSTICRFESLTLSHNNMIALKPILQAWLEEAEKSHREKLNKPELFNGAEKKRKRTSIAAPEKRSLEAYFAIQPRPSSEKIAAIAEKLDLKKNVVRVWFCNQRQKQKRMKYSACV is encoded by the exons atgatgatgatgtctcTGAACAGCAAGCAGCCTTTTGCCATGGCCCACGCCAGCTTGCCCGAACCCAAGTACTCGTTGCattcctcctcgtcctccactCTGACTTCCAATGCACCTTCGTCCTCCTGCTCATCCTCCCGACACAGCAGCACCATCatcagcagcagcggcagcagcagcagctcggaGGCGATGCGCAGAGCCTGTCTCCCAACCCCACCG AGCAATATATTCGGAGGCTTGGATGAGAGTTTATTGGCCCGGGCTGAAGCTCTAGCGGCGGTGGATATAGTCTCGCAGACCAAGAGCCACCACCACCCACCACATCACAGTCCCTTCAAGCCGGACGCAACCTACCACACCATGAACACGCTCCCCTGCACgtcgtcttcctcctcttcctcctcggtGCCTATCTCTCATCCATCCGCCCTGGCTggccaccatcaccaccaccaccaccatcaccaccagccTCACCAGGCACTGGAGGGGGACCTGCTGGATCACATCACCCCTGGACTGGCACTAGGAGCCATGGCAGGACCCGATGGCTCGGTGGTTTCCACGCCTGCGCACCCTGCCCACATGGCGGGCATGAACCACATGCACCAGGCAGCTATCAACATGGCTCATGCCCACGGGCTACCGCCGCACATGGGCATGAACGACGTGGACGCCGATCCAAGGGACTTGGAAGCCTTCGCGGAGAGGTTTAAGCAGAGACGGATCAAACTCGGGGTTACCCAGGCGGATGTAGGGGCAGCTTTAGCCAGTCTGAAGATTCCTGGGGTGGGCTCCCTCAGCCAAAGCACCATCTGCCGATTCGAGTCCCTCACGCTCTCACATAACAACATGATCGCTTTGAAGCCCATCCTGCAAGCGTGGCTAGAAGAAGCCGAGAAATCACACAGGGAGAAACTTAATAAACCCGAGTTGTTCAACGGCgcggagaaaaagaggaagcgCACGTCAATAGCCGCACCGGAGAAGAGATCGCTGGAGGCCTATTTTGCCATTCAGCCGCGTCCCTCCTCGGAGAAAATCGCAGCAATCGCAGAAAAGCTGGACCTGAAAAAGAACGTGGTGCGGGTCTGGTTTTGCAACCAGCGACAGAAACAGAAACGAATGAAGTACTCTGCATgcgtctga